From the Leptolyngbya sp. O-77 genome, one window contains:
- a CDS encoding pyridoxine 5'-phosphate synthase has product MPTLGVNIDHVATIRQARRTVEPDPVAAAVLAELAGADGITVHLREDRRHIQDRDVRLLRQTVRTHLNLEMAATDEMVAIALDVRPDYVTLVPERREEVTTEGGLDIAGQKDRMLHVVSTLQSAGIPVSLFIDADAAQIDASAAVGAQFIELHTGRYAEAHDEQSHAHELAVLARGCERAIAAGLRVNAGHGLTYWNVRPVAQFPGMEELNIGHSIISRAVLVGMDRAIREMKQAMLGLLG; this is encoded by the coding sequence TTGCCTACGCTGGGTGTCAATATTGATCATGTTGCTACGATTCGGCAGGCGCGGCGCACGGTGGAACCCGACCCGGTAGCGGCGGCCGTGCTGGCAGAGCTAGCCGGAGCCGACGGCATCACAGTTCACCTGCGGGAAGATCGGCGGCATATTCAAGACCGAGATGTGCGGCTACTGCGGCAGACGGTGCGGACGCATCTGAACCTGGAGATGGCGGCCACAGACGAGATGGTGGCGATCGCCCTCGATGTCCGCCCCGATTATGTAACGCTGGTGCCAGAGCGCCGCGAGGAAGTGACCACCGAAGGCGGCCTCGACATCGCCGGACAAAAAGACCGGATGCTGCACGTCGTCAGCACGCTGCAATCGGCGGGCATTCCTGTCAGCCTGTTCATCGATGCCGATGCAGCCCAGATTGACGCTTCTGCTGCGGTCGGGGCACAGTTCATCGAGCTACACACCGGCCGCTATGCCGAAGCCCACGACGAGCAGAGCCACGCCCATGAACTAGCTGTGCTGGCGCGGGGCTGTGAGCGGGCGATCGCCGCTGGGCTGCGCGTCAATGCAGGGCATGGACTCACCTACTGGAACGTGCGTCCCGTGGCTCAGTTTCCCGGTATGGAAGAACTCAACATTGGTCATAGCATCATCAGCCGTGCTGTCCTCGTGGGTATGGATCGGGCCATCCGCGAGATGAAACAGGCGATGCTGGGGCTGCTGGGATGA
- a CDS encoding ABC transporter substrate-binding protein — MSSQRETETPALVLSMLITLGVVVAGLWWSADHLKMAHLLSVSSQPRPTEPDGLSPNEVLGRISSGERLLIQPGASPEKHQGVQAIAAGNSRQAVAYFAAALQSTPNDPEALIYLNNAQIGPNPAYAIAVSVPLSQDLNSSLEVLRGVAQAQQEINQSSGIGGMPLRVIIANDENRPAVARAIAQALVANPSVLGVVGHASSEATLAAAEIYEAGKLVAISPLSTAVELAHAGAYTYRTVPSDFVTARALADHLLNQMRQQKAAVFFDSRSRYSQSLKAEFGTALSLGGGLVVREIDVSQSTFSAADSIQQATAQGATALVLLTDGDQLDRTLQVVRTNGGRLPLLAGGDVYAPKTLEVGGPESVGMVVAVPWHILSASQAAFVERSRQLWRGDVNWRTATAYDAAQTLIAALEQAPNRAGVQQALRSPNFFASGATGTVRFLPTGDRNQGVQLVTVQPGLRSGFGFDFVPLGHALPAAVPAPVPQPVPQPAPVSIPISAPSPAPHPFPVPAPPSNPIETPAPDAPPAPNAVG; from the coding sequence ACGGGAAACGGAAACACCGGCATTAGTCCTCTCCATGCTGATCACGCTGGGGGTGGTGGTCGCTGGGCTGTGGTGGTCGGCCGATCATCTGAAAATGGCGCATCTGCTGTCGGTGAGCAGTCAGCCGCGCCCCACAGAGCCAGACGGACTCTCGCCCAACGAGGTGCTGGGACGCATCAGCAGCGGCGAGCGGCTGTTGATTCAGCCTGGTGCGTCGCCGGAGAAACATCAGGGCGTGCAGGCGATCGCCGCTGGCAATTCTCGCCAGGCCGTAGCCTACTTTGCCGCCGCGCTCCAATCCACGCCCAACGACCCAGAGGCGTTGATATACCTGAACAATGCCCAGATTGGGCCAAACCCGGCCTATGCGATCGCCGTCTCCGTGCCCCTCAGCCAGGATTTGAACAGTTCGCTGGAGGTGCTGCGAGGCGTAGCCCAGGCGCAGCAAGAAATTAACCAGAGCAGTGGAATTGGCGGTATGCCGCTGCGGGTGATCATTGCCAACGATGAGAACCGTCCTGCTGTGGCGAGGGCGATCGCCCAGGCATTGGTCGCAAACCCGTCGGTGCTGGGTGTGGTGGGCCATGCCAGCAGCGAGGCGACCCTGGCGGCTGCGGAGATTTACGAAGCGGGGAAACTGGTTGCCATTTCGCCCCTCAGCACCGCCGTTGAACTGGCCCACGCCGGAGCCTATACCTATCGCACCGTGCCCAGCGATTTTGTGACCGCTCGCGCCCTTGCCGATCATTTGCTCAACCAGATGCGGCAGCAAAAAGCCGCCGTCTTTTTCGACTCGCGCAGCCGCTACAGCCAGTCGCTCAAGGCAGAATTTGGGACGGCGCTCTCCCTCGGCGGTGGGCTAGTGGTGCGAGAAATCGACGTGTCGCAGTCTACCTTCAGCGCCGCAGACAGCATTCAGCAAGCAACCGCCCAGGGCGCGACGGCGCTGGTGCTGCTGACCGATGGCGACCAGCTTGACCGGACGCTGCAAGTAGTGCGGACAAATGGTGGGCGACTGCCTCTGCTGGCGGGCGGCGACGTATACGCGCCCAAGACGCTGGAGGTGGGCGGGCCAGAGTCTGTGGGCATGGTGGTGGCGGTGCCTTGGCATATTCTATCTGCGTCGCAGGCGGCGTTTGTGGAGCGATCGCGCCAGCTTTGGCGAGGCGACGTAAACTGGCGCACTGCCACGGCCTACGATGCTGCCCAAACGCTGATTGCTGCGCTGGAACAGGCTCCGAACCGGGCGGGTGTGCAGCAGGCGCTCCGCTCCCCCAACTTTTTTGCCAGTGGCGCAACGGGAACGGTGCGATTTTTGCCGACGGGCGATCGCAACCAGGGCGTGCAGTTGGTCACCGTGCAGCCCGGCCTCCGATCTGGCTTTGGGTTTGACTTTGTGCCGCTGGGCCACGCCCTGCCTGCTGCCGTGCCTGCGCCAGTCCCCCAACCAGTTCCTCAACCCGCTCCCGTCTCTATCCCCATCTCAGCGCCCAGCCCAGCACCGCACCCTTTCCCTGTGCCTGCCCCGCCATCCAATCCTATAGAAACGCCCGCCCCCGATGCTCCCCCTGCGCCCAATGCCGTCGGTTAG